In Centropristis striata isolate RG_2023a ecotype Rhode Island chromosome 1, C.striata_1.0, whole genome shotgun sequence, one DNA window encodes the following:
- the LOC131971945 gene encoding protein ELFN1-like, with translation MASISARLSPMDIVTTSQMAQRTGQGRQRHNVTGGSSSVVLSTASSFLCWLALLSIMRLPMVTADCWLIEGEKGFVWLAICSMNQPPYEAIPSHINSTIVDLRLNENKIRSVHYSSLSRFGNLTYLNLTKNDISYVEDGAFSAQFNLQVLQMGFNKLRNLTEGMLRGLGKLQYLYLQANLIETVTPNTFWECPNIENIDLSMNRIQVLDGSLFSGLSKLTTCELYTNPFNCSCELLGFLRWLSAFPNRTSERMVCDSPQGFFGYNLLSQNPRMPTQRNALHVLSLVCTDDGVTPFDVIGPPDSTTLPPDFASPCGLDDCASGTPPDEEISLSPIFSDASPIMTLKQVLHSSAIIQVQIPHPYRKMYILVLYNNSFFTDIQNLKNQREDIELKNLKPNTDYTYCVASIRNSLRFNHTCLTISTGRRTGVGRIANQSSATHYIMTILGCLFGMLLFLGLVVHCLRKKKIMQEKERKMSRIQRTLIELKYGGEGDIEGGSGGSVSQKLGAGDSLSRMPYLPQGGEIDPYKLQEVIETPVHKPAKLNYMEVRGSGIEREREREREREREMSPQANPQGSVAEISTIAKEVDKVNQIINNCIDALKSESTSFQQGMKSPSSAGGGAVSTAEPQLVLLSEQGERERAGEFLSPVYKGGRGGREERGRSYHHSLQRHHSMEAPPTSKRPSTSSSPGSARSPRSFRSEGGYHSSETRYIERTSPGERGERGGGGEPIRTVTPAAAILRAEAQRIRQYNEHRHSYPGSQQHLQELQHHPQILQELHHHPGGRKPSMLDPLTLSRQAKQRELAYSQLSPHYPLSPQYHNLSYCSSPEEDEEDEGLLCTPTLGLWERFKLHRKRHRQASMEDEGYVAAGHALRRKVQFAKDEDLHDILDYWKGVSAQQKT, from the exons ATGGCAAGCATCTCTGCTCGGCTTTCTCCAATGGATATTGTGACGACATCCCAAATGGCCCAGAGGACGGGACAGGGACGGCAGAGACATAACGTGACAGGAGGTTCCTCATCAGTGGTGCTGTCCACAGCCAGCTCCTTCCTCTGTTGGCTCGCCCTGCTGTCAATAATGCGGCTGCCAATGGTAACAGCTGACTGCTGGCTTATTGAAGGCGAGAAAGGCTTTGTGTGGCTGGCTATCTGCAGCATGAACCAGCCGCCTTATGAGGCCATCCCCTCACACATTAACAG CACTATTGTGGATCTGAGGCTGAATGAGAACAAGATACGGTCGGTGCATTATTCTTCACTCAGTCGCTTTGGCAACCTCACCTATCTGAACCTCACCAAGAATGATATCAGCTATGTGGAAGACGGAGCATTCTCAGCACAATTCAACCTGCAG GTTCTCCAGATGGGTTTTAACAAGTTGAGGAACCTGACAGAGGGGATGCTGCGAGGTCTGGGCAAGCTGCAGTACCTCTACCTGCAGGCCAACCTCATCGAGACTGTTACACCCAACACCTTCTGGGAATGCCCCAATATAGAGAATATAGACCTCTCCATGAACAG GATCCAGGTGCTGGATGGCAGTTTGTTCTCTGGACTCTCTAAGCTGACCACTTGTGAACTTTACACCAACCCGTTCAACTGCTCCTGCGAGCTGCTGGGTTTCCTGCGCTGGCTCTCAGCCTTCCCCAACAGGACCAGTGAGAGGATGGTGTGCGACTCCCCTCAAGGGTTCTTCGGCTACAACCTCCTGAGCCAGAATCCCCGCATGCCCACCCAGCGGAACGCTCTGCACGTGCTCAGTCTCGTATGCACAGACGACGGCGTGACGCCCTTCGACGTCATCGGCCCACCTGACTCCACCACCCTGCCTCCGGATTTTGCCTCTCCATGCGGATTGGACGATTGTGCTTCCGGGACGCCTCCCGATGAGGAAATCAGCTTGAGCCCCATTTTCTCAGATGCCAGTCCGATCATGACGCTAAAGCAGGTGTTGCATTCGAGCGCCATTATCCAGGTTCAGATTCCTCATCCGTACAGGAAAATGTACATCCTGGTGCTTTATAACAACAGCTTCTTCACAGATATCCAGAATCTGAAAAATCAAAGGGAAGATATTGAGCTCAAGAACCTGAAACCCAACACTGACTACACATACTGTGTCGCTTCTATACGAAACTCCCTGCGCTTCAACCACACCTGTCTGACCATCTCCACCGGCCGCCGGACCGGAGTTGGAAGGATAGCCAATCAGTCGTCAGCCACCCACTACATCATGACTATACTGGGCTGCTTGTTTGGCATGCTACTCTTCCTTGGCCTGGTTGTCCACTGTTTGAGGAAGAAGAAGATCAtgcaggagaaagagaggaaaatgaGCAGGATCCAGAGGACTCTGATAGAGCTCAAGTATGGTGGTGAGGGGGATATAGAAGGAGGGAGTGGAGGATCTGTTTCCCAGAAGCTTGGTGCTGGGGACAGTCTGTCCAGAATGCCCTACCTTCCTCAGGGAGGCGAGATAGATCCATACAAGCTGCAGGAGGTGATAGAGACACCGGTGCACAAGCCTGCTAAACTTAACTACATGGAGGTGAGAGGGTCCGGCATTGAAAGGGAGAGAGAACGAGAGCGAGAACGAGAAAGAGAAATGTCGCCGCAAGCGAATCCCCAGGGCTCAGTAGCAGAGATCTCAACCATTGCGAAAGAAGTGGATAAAGTTAACCAGATCATTAACAACTGTATAGATGCTCTCAAATCTGAGTCTACCTCCTTTCAACAGGGGATGAAATCCCCCTCTTCTGCAGGCGGAGGGGCTGTGTCTACTGCAGAGCCTCAGCTGGTGCTTCTCTCtgagcagggagagagagaaagagcgggCGAGTTCCTCTCCCCGGTGTataaaggaggaagaggaggaagagaagagagggggagaagCTATCATCATTCTCTGCAGCGACACCACAGCATGGAGGCACCTCCGACCTCTAAAAGgcccagcacctcctcctctcctggttCTGCCCGGAGCCCTCGCTCATTCCGCTCGGAGGGAGGCTACCACTCGTCAGAGACCCGTTACATCGAGAGGACCTCGcccggagagagaggagaaaggggagggggaggagagccCATTCGCACAGTCACCCCGGCAGCGGCTATCTTACGAGCTGAAGCCCAGAGAATCCGCCAGTACAATGAACACCGCCACTCCTACCCCGGCTCCCAGCAGCACCTCCAGGAGCTGCAGCACCACCCCCAGATCCTGCAGGAGCTCCACCACCACCCAGGGGGCCGTAAGCCCTCCATGTTGGACCCCCTCACCCTCAGCAGGCAGGCCAAGCAGCGGGAGCTTGCCTACTCCCAGCTTTCGCCACACTACCCGCTCTCGCCCCAGTACCACAACCTCAGCTACTGCTCCAGCCcagaggaagacgaggaggacGAAGGGCTCCTCTGCACCCCAACCCTGGGGCTGTGGGAGAGGTTCAAACTGCACCGCAAGAGGCACCGGCAGGCGTCCATGGAGGACGAGGGATACGTGGCAGCCGGACATGCGCTGAGGCGAAAGGTTCAGTTCGCCAAGGATGAGGATCTTCACGACATACTGGACTACTGGAAGGGCGTGTCGGCCCAGCAGAAGACCTGA